Sequence from the [Bacteroides] pectinophilus genome:
CGGTAAAAATGAACCGGTCAAAAATGTTGACCTGTGGAAACGTCTTCTTGAAGCCATGAAGATTCACAATGTTACATTTACATGGGTTAAAGGACATGCGGGACATGAGATGAACGAACGCTGTGATGAGCTTGCAACAACAGCTGCCGACGGCAGTAATCTGCTGGATGACATAGCAGCCGAATGATAAATTGCTTGAAAATACATATAATGAGTGATAGAATAAATTAGATTGATAATGTATTTATGCGCCTTTGCGCAGAAATGAGGTATTTATGAATATATGGTCTGTGGCTTCGGCCTCAATGGGACCTGCCGTTTTAGCAGGTGATTTTATAGGTGAGTCAATTAAGTTTGTTATTTATCTTGCGGTTATCGTATGTGCATTTACTGCAGGTGCCAAGCTCCGCAAGCATGTAGATGCCAAGAAGGCATCCAAGTAAAGAACAGATTTTATTATATTTTGGAGGATTGTTAAAGTGCAGAAGTACGGTGTTAATGAATTGAGAAGAATGTATCTCGATTTCTTCGAGAGCAAGGGACATCTTAAGATGAAGAGTTTTTCACTGGTCCCTCATAATGACAACAGCCTGTTGCTCATTAATTCAGGAATGGCTCCTCTCAAGCCTTATTTTACAGGTCAGGAGATTCCACCAAGACGCAGGGTTACGACTTGTCAGAAGTGTATCAGAACAGGAGATATCGAGAACGTAGGTAAGACTGCAAGACACGGTACTTTTTTTGAGATGCTCGGTAACTTCTCATTCGGTGATTATTTCAAGACAGAAGCAATTCACTGGTCATGGGAATTTCTTACAGAGGTTGTGGGGCTTGATGCCAGCCGCCTTTACCCATCAGTATACGTTGACGATGATGAGGCATTTGACATATGGAATAAGGAGATTGGAATTGCTCCTGAGAGAATATTCAGATTCGGCAAGGAAGATAACTTCTGGGAACACGGTTCAGGCCCATGCGGTCCATGTTCAGAGATTTATTATGACCGCGGCGAGAAGTACGGCTGTGGTAAGCCCGGCTGTACTGTAGGCTGTGACTGTGACCGTTACATGGAAGTATGGAATAATGTATTTTCACAGTTCAACAATGACGGACACGGTAACTATTCAGATCTTATCCAGAAGAACATCGATACGGGAATGGGCCTTGAGAGACTTGCCGTTGTTGTTCAGGACGTAGATTCAATCTTTGACGTAGATACACTTCAGGCTCTCCGCAACAAAGTGTGCGAGATGGCCGGCGTAACATATAAGGAAGACGAGAAGACGGATGTTTCAATCCGTGTTATTACAGATCATATCCGTTCAGTAACATTCATGGTTTCTGATGGAATCATGCCATCTAACGAAGGACGCGGATATGTATTAAGAAGACTTCTCCGCCGTGCTGCAAGGCATGGACGCCTTCTCGGTATAGAGGGCAAGTTCCTTTCAAAGCTCTGCGAGACAGTAATTGAAGGTTCTAAGGACGGATATCCTGAACTTGATGAGAAGAAAGCTTTTATCTTCAAGGTTATTGATCAGGAAGAGGACAAGTTTAATAAGACTATCGATCAGGGTCTTGGAATACTTGAGCAGCTCGAAGCTGACCTTGTAAAGACAGGTAATAAGATTCTTTCAGGCGCTGATGCTTTCAAGCTTTATGACACATATGGATTCCCTCTTGATCTTACTAAGGAGATTCTTGAAGAGAAGGGCATCACAATAGATGAAGAAGGCTTTAAGAGTGCAATGGAAGAGCAGCGTATCAAAGCCCGTACAGCGCGTAAGACTACTAACTACATGGGTGCGGACGCTACTGTATATGATGAGATTGATCCTGCAATAACAAGCAGTTTTGTCGGATATGACAAGCTCACTAACCAGTCTAAGGTATCTGTTCTTACAACTGAAGAGAATGTTGTCGAAGCACTCTCTGACGGTGACAGGGGAACTATCGTTGTAGATGAGACAGTATTCTATGGTTCAATGGGTGGCCAGGAAGGCGACAGAGGTGTTATAACTTCTCCTGAGGGTGAATTCCGTGTAGATACCACAATTCATCTTAAGGGCGGCAGAATAGGTCATGTCGGCGTTATGACCAAAGGCATGATTAAGACCGGTGATACTGTTACTCTTACTGTTGATGCTCCGGCAAGAGCCGCAACATGTGCCAACCACAGTGCAACTCACCTTCTTCAGAAGGCTTTAAGGGATGTACTCGGAACACATGTAGAGCAGAAGGGTTCATATGTTGACCCTGACAGACTCCGTTTTGACTTTGCCCATTTCCAGGCTATGACACCTGATGAGATTGCCAGCGTAGAATCAATAGTCAATGAGAAGATTGCAGAGGCACTTCCTGTTGTTACTAATATCATGAGCCTTGAAGATGCCAAGAAGACAGGAGCAATGGCACTGTTTGGAGAAAAATACGGCGATAAGGTACGTGTCGTATCCATGGGTGATTTTTCAACTGAACTCTGTGGTGGTACTCATGTTGCCAATACAAGCAATATCATGCTTTTCAAGATTGTATCTGAATCAGGTGTTGCTGCCGGAATAAGACGTATTGAAGCTCTTACAGGTAATGGCGTTCTTGCTTATTACCGCAATATAGAGAATACACTTGCCGAAGCCTGCAGGACAGCTAAGACTGAACCTTCTCAGCTCATTCACAGAATTGCTTCAATGAATGACGAGATTAAGTCTCTTTCTTCAGAGAATGAGAAGCTCAAGGCTAAGCTTGCAAACGAGGCTGTTGGTGATGTCCTTGCCAATGTTCAGGAGATTGGTTCATTCAGGTTCCTTCCTGTAAGTGTGGCAGATGTAGACATGAACGGTCTTCGTACTCTCGGTGACAACATGAAAGATAAGATTGGTTCAGGTATTGTAATACTTGCATCCACACAGGGTGACAAGGTTAATATTATTGCAATGGCAACTGATGATGCAGTCGCTAAGGGTGCTCACGCAGGCAACCTTATCAAAGCCGTAGCTCCTATTGTTGGTGGCGGTGGCGGCGGCCGTCCTAATATGGCACAGGCCGGCGGCAAAAACCCGGCAGGTATCGATGAGATGCTTGCTAAGGCAGCCGAAGTTGCAGCACAGCAGCTTCAGTAAGGAATGAGGGATAATGGGTAATTTTGAAGCTAATGGAAATTCCGAGGTAGAAAGCCATATGAAGAAGCATCATTCTAAGTTAAGCACAGTACTTATTTCTTTAATCTTTGTTGCAGCAGCAATTGCATGGCTTATTCATGTACCGACCGGAATTCTGCTTACAATAATAGGCGGAATCGTATTCGGACTTACCTATAAGAATTGAATATTTTGCTTTTAAGAAGCTCATGCTCCGGCACTCCGGTGCGTGGGCTTTTTAATCATACATAACGAAATGGGGAACTATGCAGAGATTACTTATTACAAAATTCAACGGACAGACCCTGTGCGCTGTATGTGACCAGATGACAATACGTACAGTCCGGGTCATTGAGGATGAATCAATACTTGGCAATATATATGTCGGAAGAGTTGAGAATGTTGTCAATAATATAAATGCAGCATTTATTGAATATGCCAGAGGGAAAAAAGGTTATTATTCTCTTACGGATAATGAGCATCATATTTTCCTTAATCCCAAGAATAATGACAGGATGTGCATTGGTGACCTTGTTCTTGTACAGGTGTCAAGAGAGGGTGTCAAGACCAAGGAACCGACACTTACCGGCCGTATAGGCATAACCGGAAGATATTGCGCACTTACTCTGGACTGCAAATCAGAGAATTCGTCCGTATTTATTTCCAAGAAAATTACCGATGAAGACAGGCGGTCTTATCTCAAAGGAATTGTAAAAGATGCAATGAATAATGCATTGAATGCATACACAGCTTCATCGGTTAATTCCATACCGACTGCCTCTGACATGCATTTTAATATAATTGTAAGAACCAACGCAGAAGATGCTCCGGAAGAACCGGTAACAGCCGAAGTGTCAAGAATTGTAACAACAATGTGCGATATACTTAAAGATGCCGTTACGCGTAAAGGTCTCACAAGAATGTATTCTCCTGAAGAGAGCTGTCTGGAAGATGTGCAGAACATGCGTGCCACTAATCTTGAAAAGATAATAACAGATATTCCTGAAGTTTACGACTCGGTAAGACGGTATCTTGGTGAGAACGAACCGGGAGAAGCTGCCAAGCTTGAATTTTATGATGATATGCAGCTGCCTCTTAACAAACTTTACAGTGTTGAAAGTCAGATCAGTACCGCGCTTAACAAACGCGTATGGCTTCCTTCCGGCGGATATCTTGTTATCGAACCTACAGAAGCACTTACCGTAATAGATGTCAATTCAGGCAAATTCACCGGTAACCGTAAGCTGAAGGACAACACATACCTCAAGATTAACATGGAAGCTGCAGTTGAGATAGGCCGCCAGCTCATGCTGCGTAATCTCTCAGGCATTATTGTCGTTGACTTTATTAATCTTAATACATTTGAAGAAAAGAAGGAGCTTATGTCTTATCTTGCTGATATTCTTAAGGCTGACACTGTCCCCACAAGCGTCGTTGACATGACCAGGCTTGGGCTGGTTGAGATAACACGCAAGAAAATCCGCAAACCGCTTCACGAGGTAATTGCCAGTGCCCAGCTATAATATTTTTTACAGCCGCATCAGAAATTATTTTGACGGCAATGAATTAAGACTGAATATACTAAAAGCCATCTACCGGGTTATGCCCCTAATAACCGCTGCCACATATATAGCTGTGCTTGCGCTGCTTTTTGTCAGGCATGATGCACGGCTGATACGTGTCACCTGTTATCCGTGTATTGTGTTTGTGGCAGCTTCAATATTCAGGAAATGCTATAACAGGCCAAGGCCATACGAAGGAAATGATGCTATAATTCCGCTTATATCAAAAGATAAAAAAGGGCAGTCGTTTCCAAGCAGACATGCTCTGTCAGCAGCTGTTATTGCATCAGCATGCTTCTATGTATATGTGCCTCTTGGAATTATCATTGCGGTAATATCTGTTGTAATTGCCATCACAAGAGTAATTGCAGGCGTACATTATCCGTCTGATGCAGCCGGAGG
This genomic interval carries:
- the alaS gene encoding alanine--tRNA ligase, with translation MQKYGVNELRRMYLDFFESKGHLKMKSFSLVPHNDNSLLLINSGMAPLKPYFTGQEIPPRRRVTTCQKCIRTGDIENVGKTARHGTFFEMLGNFSFGDYFKTEAIHWSWEFLTEVVGLDASRLYPSVYVDDDEAFDIWNKEIGIAPERIFRFGKEDNFWEHGSGPCGPCSEIYYDRGEKYGCGKPGCTVGCDCDRYMEVWNNVFSQFNNDGHGNYSDLIQKNIDTGMGLERLAVVVQDVDSIFDVDTLQALRNKVCEMAGVTYKEDEKTDVSIRVITDHIRSVTFMVSDGIMPSNEGRGYVLRRLLRRAARHGRLLGIEGKFLSKLCETVIEGSKDGYPELDEKKAFIFKVIDQEEDKFNKTIDQGLGILEQLEADLVKTGNKILSGADAFKLYDTYGFPLDLTKEILEEKGITIDEEGFKSAMEEQRIKARTARKTTNYMGADATVYDEIDPAITSSFVGYDKLTNQSKVSVLTTEENVVEALSDGDRGTIVVDETVFYGSMGGQEGDRGVITSPEGEFRVDTTIHLKGGRIGHVGVMTKGMIKTGDTVTLTVDAPARAATCANHSATHLLQKALRDVLGTHVEQKGSYVDPDRLRFDFAHFQAMTPDEIASVESIVNEKIAEALPVVTNIMSLEDAKKTGAMALFGEKYGDKVRVVSMGDFSTELCGGTHVANTSNIMLFKIVSESGVAAGIRRIEALTGNGVLAYYRNIENTLAEACRTAKTEPSQLIHRIASMNDEIKSLSSENEKLKAKLANEAVGDVLANVQEIGSFRFLPVSVADVDMNGLRTLGDNMKDKIGSGIVILASTQGDKVNIIAMATDDAVAKGAHAGNLIKAVAPIVGGGGGGRPNMAQAGGKNPAGIDEMLAKAAEVAAQQLQ
- a CDS encoding TIGR03750 family conjugal transfer protein; the protein is MGNFEANGNSEVESHMKKHHSKLSTVLISLIFVAAAIAWLIHVPTGILLTIIGGIVFGLTYKN
- a CDS encoding ribonuclease E/G translates to MQRLLITKFNGQTLCAVCDQMTIRTVRVIEDESILGNIYVGRVENVVNNINAAFIEYARGKKGYYSLTDNEHHIFLNPKNNDRMCIGDLVLVQVSREGVKTKEPTLTGRIGITGRYCALTLDCKSENSSVFISKKITDEDRRSYLKGIVKDAMNNALNAYTASSVNSIPTASDMHFNIIVRTNAEDAPEEPVTAEVSRIVTTMCDILKDAVTRKGLTRMYSPEESCLEDVQNMRATNLEKIITDIPEVYDSVRRYLGENEPGEAAKLEFYDDMQLPLNKLYSVESQISTALNKRVWLPSGGYLVIEPTEALTVIDVNSGKFTGNRKLKDNTYLKINMEAAVEIGRQLMLRNLSGIIVVDFINLNTFEEKKELMSYLADILKADTVPTSVVDMTRLGLVEITRKKIRKPLHEVIASAQL
- a CDS encoding phosphatase PAP2 family protein, which produces MPSYNIFYSRIRNYFDGNELRLNILKAIYRVMPLITAATYIAVLALLFVRHDARLIRVTCYPCIVFVAASIFRKCYNRPRPYEGNDAIIPLISKDKKGQSFPSRHALSAAVIASACFYVYVPLGIIIAVISVVIAITRVIAGVHYPSDAAGGLIIGYGLCALLFLYI